A genomic segment from Glycine soja cultivar W05 chromosome 18, ASM419377v2, whole genome shotgun sequence encodes:
- the LOC114396749 gene encoding protein DMP9-like: protein MYKTFHPNPPFQFLTHMNMDLNEQQIGIKVYNNNATPAPEHETLNPSSIPPQPKKRRALTSLLTFEMVLPSIYMNGQCAPTLMIHFLLFVCALSCFFFHFTDSFHGPASAIYYGFVTPSWPSRMMEGSRSGSPTLSTQSC, encoded by the coding sequence ATGTATAAAACCTTCCATCCAAATCCACCATTCCAATTCCTTACACACATGAATATGGATCTAAATGAACAACAAATTGGCATCAAAGTGTACAACAACAATGCAACTCCAGCACCCGAACATGAAACACTGAACCCCTCTTCCATCCCTCCTCAACCCAAGAAACGTCGTGCCCTAACCTCTCTCCTCACCTTCGAGATGGTCCTCCCTTCCATCTACATGAATGGCCAGTGTGCACCCACCCTCATGATCCACTTCCTCCTCTTCGTCTGTGCCCTCTCctgcttcttcttccacttCACCGACAGCTTCCACGGCCCTGCCAGTgccatctactatggcttcgtCACCCCGTCGTGGCCTTCTCGGATGATGGAAGGTTCAAGGTCAGGTTCACCGACTTTGTCCACACAGTCATGTTAG